From the Cloeon dipterum chromosome 4, ieCloDipt1.1, whole genome shotgun sequence genome, the window GGTGCTTTGTGGCTTGagcgtaataaaaaattattcagttttGCTGGAAAACTTACCAAAAGTTCCAAGTGCGAAGCGTGCAGCTTGATCCGTCTTTGCTTCCGACTTGTTTTCGCCTGCCTCCTTTTCTCTCTTGTTCTCAGCGAAGAGTGAGACTTTTCGCCGCCTGCGTTTGTCTATTAAACAGGTTGCTCGTGAGTGCGTGTGTTTTTCGATCAGCTTCCCTCTCTCGGCGCCTcgtctaaataaaaaaaaacctccTAGCCGAACGCGACCTCTCATTTTCGCTAATGAACTCAACCCCGCTGAACATGAAGCTTTTTCTACATTTCTCAGGCTTCAACTccaatttgagcttttttatCCATCCCCGTGAGTtcctttttctaattattctgCTGCGACTATATGCTGACTTCTTTAATAGAGCATCTCTTTGCCAGCGTTTCACCCTTTTTTCACCACGGTGCACGCGTCCCaatgaagcaaataaatattgctcCTTACTCAAACCAACCTTCTGCATCCAAACTgggttaaaataattgaaaaataataataaaataaattaaaatgctccaAATTGGAGAATCGATCGTaacaattgatttattttgagcaagggtgagaatttttataaattaatttgattttggtaAAACTTGAATAATCTGTAaaatagaattatttcttttcgaTGCGAATTGAATGTGGAAGACTCACCGATGCCTTGAATTTAGTTCCTCTTAAGTTGAAATTGCGATAAATCTCACTTACGATGGCGGCAAACGCTATTTCAGTGTCCGACTGtgaatttgagattttctgCGCCTGCTGCTCACAATGTTGTGCGACTTTCGCGGCGAGTGGACGTCAGCGCACTTTTTTAGTGCAAACAACGAGTGGCAGCCGCTTGAAGGCTAGCTTTTTACCGCCTTTGAAGGTAAAGCatgccaaaataattaaataataattactgacTGACTGCACTGAATGCTTCTAAGCCACGGTAATTTCGCCATCAGCAtttccagttttaaatttttacaatattttctataaatattttgataaaattgttaaaaattcaagtctATTCGAATGTTTCCAAGACTTTGGCTGGttttgaagatattttaaaacactcAAAAATCGCTCTGATTTGGCACTAGCTTGGCCGCCGACGCCTAATTGTGAGTCGGACAAAAAGTGTTGCTTTGTAATCAATTGCCAGTGTCGCGAACGAAGCGTCTCTCGCTTTCAATcgggagagagagcgagcgcggaGATGCGGTGTTTGGAATTTTGGATGGTGCAGCAGATGCGAGCCGAATTGCCTCTCGTCTCACGAAAAATGAGCAGCGGCAACGCAAAGTGGCTTGCTTCGCCTTTCCGCGTCGAGTAGTGACGCTTCTGGCCGCACCGAAAACGACCTGAGacgaaaaagaagaaatattcGTGTAAAGAAAATATGTAAGTTGGAGCAACTCTTAAAGCgaggcaaaattaattctcaaatgatattttctgtTAGATTAATCTAGCCGTGTAGCAATTCATTTAGCCCTCTATAGAAAATAGAGACCTGCGGgggttaaatttttgctaattgtGTTTCGACGACGCTAACCAAATATAAATTGCATAAATCGTGCCGGTTGGAAGGCGATTAATCTCTAAAAATCGAGAGAGGCcgcacaaatttaaatagattgaATATCGCGACAAACTTATAACTTCaatatcacaatttatttcttcttcgagtttgaacaatattatttaggCTACGCAAACAAATTGGCACAGTTTTTGTGATTGAGGCGCAGGTGTTGGAGGGAATCTGCGCCATTCCTGTCGAGAACGCAGGGCTCTCGATCCTCTCCACACCTTCGAAAGGTCGCTGTGTCGGGGCACCAGCCTTACCTGTTGACGCTGTCCACTCCAATGTTGGTGCCCGCGAGGTCCAAATGTCGCCACCAGGCCAACCAGCAGCtgcgatttttaaataaataatgattttacgGGGATACCAAACTCTCATTTGAAATAATCGTGAAGGCAACACGTTCTGATtgagtaatttatatttttttatgcttcacagagtgtaaaataaataatttaatcttgcGCGCAGggattaaaatcgaaattatcAACCCCCTGCATGCGAGCATTgcctttctgatttttaattaaaattttttgagggttGGTGAACATGAGCTTGACGGCACTTCCTGTCCGCTTGGACCTTTCGAagcgagattaaaatttaatgctacaCTTTCCtccttaaacaaatttattatttttttgtacattCCTCTTTCGCTCGGctttttccattcattttgtcaattttcaatCAGTAGTTGGAAACAAAGTTGCTATTcatttatcaattattaattaagaattaCGAGGAAATGAGAAGGCCAAAAGAAAAGCGGATGAAATTGCGGCCAGAAAGAGATTCTTTTCTCTCGTGCGGTGAGAgtggaaaaagcaaaaaggctCGCACGCTCTTCTTTGCGAGCTCAAAAAACGGAGAAATGTTTCCTCCTCTGGgattttcatggaaatttgaaaaccgAATGACCAGCTAGTTGAACGCTGCAAAAGGATTTCTAAATTTGcacaatgaacaaaaaatcgcacatttttttgtacaattatattttcatttataaaattaatttatcaatgaCAGGAAggcttataaaataaattctcgtACAATTATTCGGTAAAATTACATGAAACAAATCTTATGGGTTTTAATTACATTCAAGTATTAGTCCTAGTCGATTTcaacagttaatttaatttttacatctttTCGCGGTTGCGGCGCCTGTGAAGCGTTGCAAAGTATTGTGTTTTGATAAggttatttcttgttttcagCCGCGGAGACGTCGTTTCGGAGCCATAATTCCAGGTGAGTGTTtacctattttaaatattctgtttTTTACTTACAATCGGCCTCCAATAGGGCTATTCAATTTGATCGAAATGTGCTTGGAGCATCGAGAGATTTAAAATCGTACAGAAAAatcgtcttttttattttgtaatgtgGTACAACGAGCCAAAATCGTGAAAATTCTTATAAAAACAGCCTAAATATGAAACTCAGGGCTCAGGGCATTCGACCTGAGCAAGGAAGGCCGAaggagatttaaaataaagttgtgGAAGAGAGAAGTTGAAAAATGTGCTGCAATTGCGACGACAAATTAGTGGCTGCAGTTTCTGTCGATTCGCGGGTGGAGGCATTGGCGAGGGAAAGGGGGCGTGGCCTCGGGAGGCACCACGCCCACCTGCCCCGCCATCCAGTTGTCCTTGCTCAGTCCTAAAAAACACTCAATTTCGAACGCCAAGCCGAACCACAAAGCAAAAAGTCACGAATTTCAGCAAAACTGCACTTTCTGGTCGCACGCACGTGCCCtggaaattcatatttttccgtCTGCTTCGAAACCACATTGGCGCGGAGGTTTAGTTTTAAACCTTTTGAAAGTATTCCGGCAAGAGGCCCGAAAtagggaaattgaaaattctcgCAAGCATTAAATGATCATAAGTTTGATTGCATTCTTGTGGCCAGCaatgctatattttatttttattttcaattttaagaaaaaacagcGCCATTTGATTAAATCActgacttaaaataaaattggaaataacgGATATAGGGAAACGCCAGAATAAAAAACctgaaaacaaactttttatgaaataaatgaatttattattttttccgtgaTAATATATGATATTTCCTTTGATTAACTCATTCAGAGCTACTGGATCCAATTTTCTCTTACCAAACCCCATAAATTCTGCCTGAATTATCTTCATCTTCTTCACTTAAATGTTCCCAATAATCACGGTCTTTATCATTGGCCACGTCCTCTGCCGTGCGGCCTTTGCTGTCCCTGGCTTCCAAGTCCACCCCTGCTTCATACACAAGGAAACGGAAAGGTTTTCTGCCTGAATATCTATAACTGTAGGAAGATAAGCGTTCGAAGTTGTTGTTCACCAAAATGTGCAGTGCAGTTTCTCCTTTATTTGTCGTTTCCTTCACCAGTTGAGGGTTAGTTAAGTGCAGGAGTTTGACCACTTCTGAATTGTCGTGCCAGTTAATGAAATCGGTGAAGGTGCAGGCGAAGTGCAAGGCGTTCCATCCTCTGGCGTCTTTGGCAGCCACGTCGGCGCCTTTCGCGATGAACTCGCGGACGAGTTGCAAATGTCCGTGCTGGGCGGCGATGTGGAGGAGGGTTTTGCCTCGCTCTTTCTTTTTCGTCAGGTCGCCTCGCAGCAGCAGAAAGTGATCGTAGATGAAGTGATCGTGTTCGGTCCAACTTTGTGTCTCGCCTCTTGGAATGAAAGAACTCAGGTCATCGCCGATTTCTCTCGCCAGCCAGAGCACGAATTCTCCGAATCTACGGTCCACAGCCAGCTGCAAAGGACTCTTCCCCTCTCCTGTCCTGATGTGTTTCAAGGCTGGACTCTTTGAGAGCAGGTACTCAgctatttccttttttctggAATAGACCGCATAGTGGAAAGCGTTTAAATCGTCATTGTCCTGCCACTCGTGTTTTTTCAGCACACCCTCCTCAACTGTCAGATTAAAATCTGCCTTAAACGTCACCTCATCTCGGGCCAATCCGCTAATTTCTTCCTCCACGAAAAGCTTGACAATATCCAGGTGGCCATATTCCACAGCTACGTTCAAAGGGTCACAAATGGTTCGGCGACCTCTCTCATACGTAATGGCTTGTTTGGCGCCGTGTTTGAGGAGAATTTTAACGCACTTAAGTTTCCCGTCTCTGCAAGCACGGTAAAGGGTTTCTCCATACATAAAATGTTCTGAAGTATCTTTTCCGAATCCGTTTTCCAGGAACAATTCGAGAATCTCATCGTTATCTTTAATTACcgctatgcaaccggcgccGGCGTTGGAACTTGATTTTCTGAGCAGCTCGACGAAGTTGGGGAAAGTCTCTTTTAGCTGGTTGAACACGGAGATTGCGTTGTAACAGGCGATTTCTGTGAGGACTACATTAATGTATTCTTCCAAGGTTCGTGAATCGATGACGTTCATTTTCAACAGCTCCGTGGCGATTTCTTCGCTTCTTATCGTACTGACCAGCAATTTAATAGCGTAATTAACGCAAATGGAAGAACGGTGTTTTGTACAACCAAGTTCTCTATCATCCCGgtaaaaggaatatttttccatttgctcGTCACAAAAAGTAATGTGTGGCTTcagcactttaaaaatatgcttgaGGTTTTCCTTGCAAACATGAATCAGAAATGGACCCGatttggttgaatttaaataggaaacaattattttcgtgTGGAACTCGATCTCTTCCTCCTTTTCCAAAGTCGAGTAGAAAAGATCAACAAACTTGCTGACCTCTTTCATGTTCCGTTTgccaataaattcaaaatcaaaattgcttgACTCTCCcacgtttttcaaaaagtgtTGGGCGGCGAGGAATTCTGCAAATGTCTCGTGGAGGAAAGTGACCGTTTCTTGTTCCACGGTTGCGACTCCATAGTCGTTCATCTTCGCCAAGTCCTCTTTCGTCACCCCAGGTCCGACAAGCGGCTCGTTATTCATATAGCGAAACGCGATCGACCGTAGAAGGTTCAGGGCGATTTCAATCTTCCAGCCTGCTACTTCTTTGTCGTCATTTTCCCTTTCCAAACACAGTTGTACCTTCTTCCTCACAACCGTAGcgtaaatttggaataaatttccctCGCCGCTGCTCTGAGCAACTAACAACAGGTGCAGGGGGTTGACCAGAATCGTGTCCTCATTTTCATCTCTATATCTATAGTTTGAATGGCCTATTTGTTTGACGGCGTGAAGCACTCTATTGATTTCTTCCTCGTTCTTGTCGGTCACGGACTTCAGAAACTCGATTTGCTTTACTTCATTCAGTGGCTCTATTTCAACAAGTGTAACGTTTTTCACCGTTTTCTCGATCACTTTCGCTTCGTGCGGTCTCGTTGCTACGCAAAGTGGAACTCTTCTTTGCTTCAGGGCACTCActaatttgagaattttttcccTGCTGTGCGGACAAACTTCGTCGAAACCGTCCAGGAAAACGATGACTCTTTTTTGTGCAATCCAATTTGTTATGTCTTCAGAGGAATTCCCCGTGGTTTTCACTAGAAATTCGACTACGTCCACTCGAGAAATgctcaaaatgtaaattaagtttttcgTCAacgagatattaaaaattttcgcatcttgatttgattttccGAGTTGAAAAGCGATTTCTTTGAGTACGGTCGATTTTCCGGCGCCGGCGACCGAACTCAACAGCCAAACCTGGTTTTCTCGCAACGCTTTCGCCTCTTTGATCAGATCCTCGAAGCAAATCTTTTTCCTGTTGCCTCCCAGCTTGAAGTCTGGTTTCACGAAAGTCCTCGGCCAGTCGGGAAAATCAAGTAAGTACTGAAGCGTCGAGTTAAGCAGAGTCAATTCTTTTTTAGTACCAGTTGTAAGAAGGGGCACTAAAAGTTCTTGCaaacttttcccttttttcagcTCATCTCCTTTGAAGATTCCGATCAATTGGTCCAGCAAGTCTGCGAAATAAACCGTGTTGGATTAAcctttaagttaaaaaatgaacgaaTTGGGCGCTACCTTTGTCTTTCAAAATCATGACAAGCCAGCCGCTGTGGTTCGTTGAGGACACCTCAAATTTGCTCTTTGATGAATTGTGCTAAAATCAaaccaagaataaaaaatattgaacaaaagaGAACAATGGAGCTCACAGAATCGTATTGCATCGTCTTTTGATCAACGATGAAAAAGATTTTCGGTTTTCCGATCAGTTTGTCATTTTTCGGGCCGATAAATCCGTGAACAATGTCCGTTattgtgttttcttttccgtCCACTATCACACAAACTTCTTTTGTCCTTTCTTTTTCGCTCACTTGGCCGAAAATGCAAGTCAAAACGCAGCCGACGTCATGCTCCATCTCGCGAACTACGAAGTCAAACGTTTACAAGTGTGCATCTTTTTTGGTTCTTGTAATACTATACCTTGATTGAAATAAACGTCCAAAGATTCTTTTTTCCACTTCCAAAGTCTTGTATCAAAATCCAAGTTTTGCCGCAGAGCTTTTTCCGTTTCTTCAACTTCTCTTGTTTGCTGTTCATAAAAGATGAAGGCTCGCCGTCCTCTGATGTTTTGTCCTTCATCCGACTtccaagagaaaaattcagacGTTGACGTGAttgttgctgctttttccaTGCGCGAATCAGTTCTTGAAACAGATGTTGCAGCAGTCAGCATTGACCTGGAAACCAAAacgtttattaattaataattggaaGGGAATCAAATCACCttgagaaggaaaaattgcctTCTAAAGGGAACATTTTGATCTCTAACGTCTGTCCAAGAGGAAGGTTTGTTGCCAAGTCCATCATTGCGAGCGACGCTTTGTGCATTTTGTGCTGGACTGACGTGAGGAATAACAACAAAGGCTTGTCCTCGCTGATTTGGCTCAAAACATCGCACAGGATGGTCACAAACCAGGAACCGCGTTCACTTGTGTTAGCCATGGTTGCTGAAAGACAATATCATATAAATGCTATTTATTTAGTGATTTCCGTGAAATTTTACTCTCGACTGTTGAATAAACGATGACTGTGTTGGGCATTTCAGGAGCCGACGTGATTCTGCAAGAGTTTTTGTTTTCGTAGTCCTTGTAATCCTTTTTTCGGTCGAATTTTGCGTCATCTAGTTCTCCCCTACACGgctgttcaatttttactttgattttttgcatttttagcaATGCTAGCCGAAAACTTACGCCAAAGTTGACAATCTTCGAGCTTTTCTCGAATCCATCCAGTTTTTTCAGGGAGTTGAAAACGTCTTCTGTcgtgaaggaaataaaatctttcTGTTGTTCGCTCCAGTGATCAGTGTAGATGACTCCATTTTCGTTTCCgtgagagaggaaaaagagcaCGAAAACCGACGGAATGTCTAAAGGACAatggaaattatgaaaaccGGATGTGacgaaatatgaatttaattattgcacacCTTTTGAGGAGAAAAATCGCAATAGCTTTTCCTGGTTGCCAAGAAGATGGAGCAAAATTTCCCGTGTCGGTCTATAAAGGCTGCGGAAATTACAATTCCGGTTCTTTCCAAAGGTCGCTTCCAGGTTTTCCACGTCTGGCGCGTCACagtttcgaaattttttacattgatCTTTGAAATCGTAATGGACGGCAAGAACGAACACGCTGGAAAGAACATGAAATTAAAGCGAAATGGcgtttaagaaaatttacttGTCTGCGTTTTGTTTTCCTGATTTGGACTGAAAGAAACCCAGATTCGCTGGACCTTTTGGACGACCTTTAGCCTCACCTGTAAAATCAGTGGTTTTGCCGTAATTTTAGAGGAAACTAGTTAATTTATGTTGCGAGCCTCAATAAATTACCtcgctttaaaatttcctccatcTCAATAGTTCGATCTTCGCTCACGTTCCTCGTTTGCTATGTGAAGTGAATTATAaacgttaattaaattgcaaatatgaAATCAtgtagttaattaatttgttagaAGTTTCAGAACGTTGATTGCTACAGTAattatcaaacattttaaaatctaaattctaTTGCGAGATCTAACAGGATAGTCAAATTGCAGGCCTTGCGCCCCGCTGCGTGAGCACAGCCCCTGAACGGCCGCAGCGTACGCCTCCAGGAGACGCGACGCGTGAAGGTGGCAGGTGCTCGCCTTAATTCGCCTGAGTGCcgtaaaattgtcaaattctGTTTCCTATCGCAATCATTTTTTGTCGATTAGAAGAGGATAGGCAAGTAGTCGtggctgatttaaaataataattcaaacaaatccCAAAATTATTACTTACCATGTTATCCTTatgagaaaaggaaaaaaatcacgtttttcaactGTCTAGTCCTCGGATTTTGTTCTAATCGACTCGAATTTGGTCTTCAAATGACACCAGAGATATATTCCGCGTTGAATCTCGAGCCATTTTGATTCATTATTGCCCAGAGCTGGAGTTAGCCCTGACGGAAGGTACTCAGGTTGAAAAATGGGACACCTGTCCGACCCTATACGGGCGCACACAGTTAAAGCTTAGTCTCGGTGAGAACAAACCGATAATTAATAGATCAAACCGcgttttttcgattttaaaaattaataactcgtcTCCTTTGGGTTCCACGGTGAAAAACCAAAGCTATTTAGACTCGTCCGAAAATTCTGCATCTCTTAGGGTTTTTGCCGCCCTCGCCTAAGAGAGATAAAGAGATAGGGGAGGGAGACAAGTAAAAGCGAGGGCCGCTGTGAGTGTGGAGTGGAGAGCTCCTGCCTTTACTCCGGGGAAAAACACGGTGCAAAGAGCTTTGGAGCACGTGTGCTGCCGCGGGGATTGGTTAGAACGGACTTGACATGTTTTTcggtgcgagcgagcgagcgaaagcGATAACGAGAAGATAATGCGTTTGGATTGTGCACCAGTCATTGCCTCTCGTCGGCTTTGATTCacgaaaaaacaaacagccgCAAAGTGGCCTCTTGCTATTCAGCAAAATCCCCCTCGgggaccgatctcagggtgaaccaccctgaaaaaggtcgccATTGTGGGGCGGGCGGCGGGGCAGTGCGAAAACTTTTTAGGAAGTGGTCGCGACTGATAATCCCTCGCCCCGTAAAATTATTGGACAATAAAAACCGAGTTTCAGGCGATGggtaaattgcttttaaaaattatcgttGCGTGAATTTACGTACAATAATAAAGTTCTGAATAAATTGCGAAAGCTGCAAAGAGTTGGTGAAGCTCCTTGCTGCGCCGCACAGCGAAAATTAGATAAGAGTGTTGGCGGCGCGCGTTACAGCGCGAGTGCAAATTCTGCATTGAGAAACTCAAAAGAAGCAAAGGAACAAGCAGAACCGCACAAAGAGTCGTCAGGTggcgcgacctgaggaaggccGGGGACAGGCGAGGTTGAAAAATCGCCGCCGTGTGTAGTCAACTTTGCCATAATTCGCGAAAAGCATTAATATTCGGCCTGGGAAAGGGTTTCAGGTCAGGGTAAGCTGAAAAAAGGTCGGTCGGGCAGGTCAGGTGAAAGCCCTTCCCGAGACGCGTCGAATGAAGGGTCGTATGTGGTCGACGATACGACAAacaatcgaatttaaaaaaaatatttaaatccgGCGGTAAGCTCGTGTGCACGCTGGCACAGCTTCGCGAGTGTGAAATTCACGTTAGATGAGCACTAATAATGACCAGGAAGGCACCGAAAAGAAGCGTAAAAACAGGTCTCAGGGGGCgggacctgaggaaggtcagtGGCGAGGGTGAAAAATCGCCGCCGAGGAATGTCACGTGTGCTCTGGGATTAAGCATTAAAATTCTACTTGGGCAAGGATCTCAGGTCGAggtaccctgagaaaggttgtTCGGGCAACCCAGGTCGACGCCCTCGCCGAGACCtgtcgaatgaggggtcgtggtcgacgattGTACCAACAGtcgaattttcacaaaattgaaaccaTTTTCTTTGATGCCGCGGCCGACAGCATTTCACACACGCGCGTGTGAGAAACGAAACCAAAAAACCcggttaaaaatcaatttttggcaaaGCAAAATTGCTGTAAATCTAGATTTTGGCTTTTTTCGACTTCCGAGAAGAATATTGGATATTGATTTGGCGCGCGACTTGACTCACGCAAAATGTACTTACATTCAGGCATTCGCGTTGACGTGGGTGCTCCCGTCGAGTGGCTCGTTTTCCGCCCTCGGTGTGACCGCGAGTTGACCTGGTAGGTCACTGACCTCTACGACGCCGTAGCCCGGCTCGAAGCGGGCCTTTTTTCTTGACCTTAGAGAAACTAACCGGCCAATTAGTATCAGGGCAAGACGAGACGGGCGTGGCAAGAGACTAACCGGGTGCGAGCGTTGTAGTCGGTGAGAGAAGCGACAAAGTCACGCTACGCACAAGATGTGCGTTTTTATAGGCGACAAAATGATAGATAAAAATCGAGCTCACTTGAAACGAGCAAAGTTCGCTCCCAGAAAGGAA encodes:
- the LOC135942248 gene encoding uncharacterized protein LOC135942248, with the protein product MTNTVIVYSTVETTMANTSERGSWFVNSMCDVLSQINEDKPLLLFLTSVQHKVHKASIAGPDFATNLHLGQTPEVKMFSLDRSFFLSRSLTPEKSVSRTDSRMKKAATITSTSDFFSWKSDEGQNIRGRRAFIFYERQTKIVEETEKALRQNLDFDTRLWKLKNRSLEDYFIKVREMEHDVGCVLTCFFGQVSERDRTKEVCVLVDGREIPITEILHGFVGPKNDRLIGKPKIFFIVDQKAMECDSHNSSKSKFEVSSTNHSGWLVMILKDKDLLDQLIGIFKGDELKKGKSLQELLVPLLTTGTKKELTLLNSTLQYLLDFPDWPRTFVKPDFKLGGNRKKICFEDLIKEAKALRENQVWLLSSVAGAGKSTVLKEIAFQLGKSNQDAKIFNISLTKNLIYILSISRVDVVEFLVKTTGNSSEDITNWIAQKRVIVFLDGFDEVCPHSREKILKLVSALKQRRVPLCVATRPHEAKVIEKTVKNVTLVEIEPLNEVKQIEFLKSVTDKNEEEINRVLHAVKQIGHSNYRYRDENEDTILVNPLHLLLVAQSSGEGNLFQIYATVVRKKVQLCLERENDDKEVAGWKIEIALNLLRSIAFRYMNNEPLVGPGVTKEDLAKMNDYGVATVEQETVTFLHETFAEFLAAQHFLKNVGESSNFDFEFIGKRNMKEVSKFVDLFYSTLEKEEEIEFHTKIIVSYLNSTKSGPFLIHVCKENLKHIFKVLKPHITFCDEQMEKYSFYRDDRELGCTKHRSSICVNYAIKLLVSTIRSEEIATELLKMNVIDSRTLEEYINVVLTEIACYNAISVFNQLKETFPNFVELLRKSSSNAGAGCIAVIKDNDEILELFLENGFGKDTSEHFMYGETLYRACRDGKLKCVKILLKHGAKQAITYERGRRTICDPLNVAVEYGHLDIVKLFVEEEISGLARDEVTFKADFNLTVEEGVLKKHEWQDNDDLNAFHYAVYSRKKEIAEYLLSKSPALKHIRTGEGKSPLQLAVDRRFGEFVLWLAREIGDDLSSFIPRGETQSWTEHDHFIYDHFLLLRGDLTKKKERGKTLLHIAAQHGHLQLVREFIAKGADVAAKDARGWNALHFACTFTDFINWHDNSEVVKLLHLTNPQLVKETTNKGETALHILVNNNFERLSSYSYRYSGRKPFRFLVYEAGVDLEARDSKGRTAEDVANDKDRDYWEHLSEEDEDNSGRIYGVW